A single region of the Hoeflea prorocentri genome encodes:
- a CDS encoding branched-chain amino acid ABC transporter permease — translation MTTLVSGIVLGSLYALMASGLSLIWTTLGVFNFAHGALMMIGAFVAWTVSEPLGLGLWPGLMAGIGSAALLGIIIEFLLVRPFYGRSNMLLITVMTTLAAMIILEKSAQIIWGARLKQLPRLVEGDVSVFGAVVSAHEALIVLLAPLILLALWAFTTKTATGRSLRAVGQNQDAAALLGINVPLTFALAFGLGAALAGLTGVLLGGIRFITPSLGAEPLVKAMIVVIFGGLGSLGATVGAAFVIGLAEAFLVLVLGLYWTPFMLFLGLIVVLIFRPNGLFGRA, via the coding sequence ATGACAACCCTCGTGTCCGGCATCGTGTTGGGCTCGCTCTACGCGCTGATGGCCAGCGGCCTCAGCCTGATCTGGACGACGCTGGGTGTATTCAACTTCGCCCATGGTGCGCTGATGATGATCGGAGCCTTTGTCGCCTGGACCGTGTCCGAGCCCCTGGGGCTCGGTCTGTGGCCCGGATTGATGGCCGGTATTGGGTCGGCGGCCTTGCTGGGGATCATCATAGAGTTCCTGTTGGTCCGTCCGTTTTACGGCCGCTCGAACATGCTTCTAATTACCGTGATGACCACGCTGGCTGCGATGATCATCCTCGAGAAATCCGCACAGATAATCTGGGGTGCGCGGCTCAAGCAATTGCCGCGATTGGTCGAGGGTGATGTCTCTGTCTTCGGCGCGGTCGTGTCGGCCCATGAGGCGCTGATCGTTCTCTTGGCTCCGTTGATCCTTCTGGCGCTTTGGGCCTTTACCACCAAGACCGCAACAGGCCGATCCTTGCGCGCTGTGGGCCAGAACCAGGACGCGGCAGCGCTTCTGGGAATCAATGTACCGCTTACATTTGCGCTCGCCTTCGGTCTTGGCGCGGCGCTTGCCGGGCTGACGGGTGTACTTTTGGGCGGTATCCGGTTCATCACGCCAAGCCTTGGCGCAGAGCCGCTTGTCAAGGCGATGATCGTTGTGATCTTTGGCGGGCTTGGCTCGCTTGGAGCAACCGTCGGCGCAGCTTTTGTGATCGGATTGGCGGAAGCGTTTCTGGTGCTCGTTCTCGGTCTTTACTGGACGCCTTTCATGCTGTTTCTCGGGCTGATCGTTGTGCTTATTTTCCGGCCTAACGGCCTCTTCGGGAGGGCCTGA
- a CDS encoding ABC transporter ATP-binding protein, producing the protein MTRSILSVHNVSKRFGGLTAVNNVSFDVKPGELLGIAGPNGSGKSTLFNLMTRIPFGPSEGQVTFDGQRIDTLAPHKIAGLGLSRTFQKDVEFPDLSASETVHIAATYGGRHARKTGADILDFVDFATDRREMHTTELSVYERKQLMIASALVMDPKVLMLDEPASGLTRPEINALEALLRKISQSGVTILLIEHVLGLLMAVSERLIVLNQGALLAEGHPKDVMQDPAVIEAYLGARAA; encoded by the coding sequence ATGACCCGATCCATTCTTTCCGTGCACAATGTCAGCAAGCGCTTTGGCGGGTTGACGGCGGTGAACAATGTAAGCTTTGACGTGAAGCCGGGCGAACTTCTGGGCATTGCCGGACCGAACGGGTCCGGAAAAAGCACGCTGTTCAACCTCATGACGCGCATTCCGTTCGGTCCAAGTGAAGGTCAGGTCACGTTTGACGGCCAGAGGATAGACACGCTGGCGCCGCACAAGATAGCTGGACTGGGGCTGTCTCGAACATTTCAGAAGGATGTCGAATTTCCGGACCTTTCAGCGTCGGAAACGGTGCATATCGCGGCGACTTATGGCGGTCGTCACGCGCGCAAAACGGGGGCAGACATTCTGGACTTCGTCGATTTCGCCACGGATCGCCGGGAAATGCACACGACTGAATTGTCCGTTTATGAACGCAAGCAGCTTATGATAGCCTCGGCGTTGGTGATGGACCCCAAGGTCCTGATGTTGGATGAACCGGCCTCCGGCCTTACCCGCCCCGAAATCAACGCGCTTGAGGCTCTCTTACGCAAAATCAGCCAAAGTGGTGTGACCATCCTGTTGATCGAGCACGTGCTGGGCCTCCTGATGGCCGTCTCCGAGCGCCTGATCGTTTTGAACCAGGGCGCGCTTTTGGCGGAAGGGCACCCCAAGGATGTGATGCAAGACCCTGCGGTGATTGAAGCTTATCTCGGCGCGCGCGCGGCATGA
- a CDS encoding ABC transporter ATP-binding protein, which translates to MTRVLDVSGIDAAYGSVTVLRGLSLHMNAGENIGLFGPNGHGKTTLLRVISGLMRPRAGQVRFQGEDITGARPSVIVSKGLVQSQQGNTLFGDMAVAETLEMAAFTKPARAVAQASLAQVYDLFPRLAERGPQKAKTLSGGERQMLSIGAALMCAPRLLLLDEPTLGLSPKLKEELAVALKDISARVPVVVVEQDVELLLSLADRLYLIEHGEVVREIAQDNAPDHQEIMQMYFGEGAH; encoded by the coding sequence ATGACGCGGGTCCTCGACGTCTCCGGCATTGATGCGGCCTATGGCTCGGTAACGGTTCTGCGTGGGCTCAGCCTGCATATGAACGCAGGCGAAAATATCGGGCTTTTTGGTCCCAATGGCCATGGCAAGACAACGCTGTTGCGGGTGATCTCCGGCCTGATGAGGCCACGGGCGGGCCAGGTGAGATTTCAAGGAGAGGATATCACCGGCGCGCGGCCTTCGGTCATCGTGTCGAAAGGCCTGGTGCAATCACAGCAGGGCAACACGCTTTTTGGCGACATGGCGGTCGCGGAAACACTTGAAATGGCTGCCTTCACGAAACCGGCTCGCGCCGTTGCGCAAGCCTCCCTTGCGCAGGTCTATGACCTCTTTCCGCGTCTGGCTGAACGCGGACCGCAAAAGGCCAAAACCCTGTCAGGGGGCGAACGTCAAATGCTGTCGATCGGCGCGGCCTTGATGTGCGCGCCGCGCCTGCTTTTGCTGGACGAGCCGACACTTGGCCTGTCGCCCAAGCTGAAAGAAGAGCTGGCTGTTGCGCTCAAGGATATTTCCGCCCGCGTGCCCGTGGTGGTGGTCGAACAGGATGTGGAATTGCTTTTGTCCCTGGCGGACCGTCTCTACCTGATCGAGCATGGTGAAGTGGTGCGCGAGATCGCCCAGGACAATGCGCCCGACCACCAGGAAATCATGCAGATGTATTTCGGAGAGGGGGCGCATTGA
- a CDS encoding ABC transporter substrate-binding protein translates to MKRRTLLATATAFGLIAQVGFAAADVVKIGVLAPVSGPQAADGQEMVNGAQLAIDELNAAGGVAGHTFELVVGDVVDGAADKVTTAAERLLGDRQMGAIMTGYASGSNFEIELMAEMEMIYMVSANSSQTEGIIAPDPDAFPTVWSLTPSFAGYNTEIVPVIEGLAADGKLDLPNKKVALIASDNPYSKGIADGMVEAFTGAGWEVVTNDLLPFGEINDWRGFLGTVREAEPAVIINTDYVSSNAALFVSQFNENPTDSLVFIQYAPSVPEFIELTKEQSSGIVYNLLGGILNTPTNPRAAEVMAKYKDAFGNEPGTYGAALYEQVLIYAAALEKVGDPADRVAIGEAIGASSTQTAMGMVSFDPATHLAVQSNEGIPLQFYQIQDGERALFYPPVYATGEFVEPAWMK, encoded by the coding sequence ATGAAACGCAGAACTCTACTTGCAACCGCGACGGCCTTCGGTCTCATCGCTCAAGTCGGCTTCGCCGCAGCCGACGTGGTCAAAATTGGCGTTCTGGCGCCCGTCTCCGGCCCGCAGGCCGCCGATGGTCAGGAGATGGTCAATGGCGCCCAGCTCGCCATTGACGAGCTGAACGCTGCCGGTGGCGTCGCGGGTCACACGTTTGAACTGGTCGTGGGTGACGTCGTCGACGGCGCGGCGGACAAGGTCACGACGGCGGCGGAACGTTTGCTGGGCGACCGCCAAATGGGCGCGATCATGACGGGCTATGCCTCCGGTTCAAATTTCGAGATCGAGCTGATGGCCGAGATGGAGATGATCTACATGGTCTCGGCCAACTCGTCCCAAACCGAGGGGATTATTGCGCCCGACCCGGATGCTTTTCCGACAGTCTGGTCGCTCACTCCGTCCTTTGCAGGCTACAACACAGAGATCGTGCCGGTCATAGAAGGGCTGGCGGCGGACGGGAAACTTGACCTGCCGAACAAAAAGGTCGCACTGATCGCTTCGGACAATCCCTACTCCAAAGGGATTGCCGATGGAATGGTCGAAGCCTTTACTGGCGCCGGATGGGAAGTCGTGACCAACGATCTTCTGCCCTTTGGCGAAATCAACGACTGGCGCGGCTTCCTGGGTACGGTAAGAGAGGCGGAGCCAGCTGTCATCATCAACACCGATTACGTGTCGTCCAACGCTGCGCTTTTCGTGTCCCAGTTCAACGAAAACCCGACCGACAGCCTGGTGTTTATCCAATATGCACCATCCGTCCCCGAATTCATTGAACTGACGAAAGAGCAGTCTTCGGGCATCGTCTACAACCTGCTCGGCGGTATCTTGAACACGCCGACCAACCCGCGTGCGGCAGAGGTGATGGCCAAGTACAAGGACGCTTTCGGCAACGAGCCGGGCACCTATGGCGCGGCCCTCTATGAACAGGTGCTGATCTATGCCGCAGCCCTTGAGAAGGTGGGCGATCCTGCCGATCGTGTAGCGATTGGCGAGGCCATCGGAGCCTCCAGCACCCAAACCGCCATGGGCATGGTGTCCTTCGATCCGGCCACCCATCTGGCGGTCCAGTCCAACGAGGGCATCCCCCTGCAGTTCTATCAAATCCAGGATGGCGAGCGGGCGCTGTTCTACCCGCCGGTCTATGCCACGGGCGAGTTTGTTGAACCTGCCTGGATGAAGTGA